The sequence below is a genomic window from Streptomyces sudanensis.
CCGCCACGATGTGCGGTGTGACCACAGCATCAGTGGGTCTGACGGCCCTGGACAAGCAGTTGCATCCCCGGTTCTTGACTCTGGCCGAGCGCGAGCAGATCCGTGATCTACGTGCGGCAGGCCACTCGCTGCGGGCGATCGGACGCGCCCTGGGCCGGCCGGCCAGCACCATCAAGCGGGAGATCGACGCGAACGCCGGCCGCGAGGGCTACCAGCCCTACGCCGCCCACCGGGCCGCCGCAGCGCGCAGGCCCCGGCCCAAGGACCGCAAACTGCTGCGCGAGGGACGGCTGCGCCGCTTCGTCCAGGACGCACTGCGCAAGAGGTGGTCGCCGGAGCAGATCTGCCACGCTCTGAGGATGGAGCATCCCGACGACGAGAGCATGCGGGTGAGCGTGGAGACGGTCTACCAGGCGCTGTATTTCCAGGCCCGCGGCGGCCTGAAGCGGGAAGTGCAGGCCGCGATCCGTTCCGGCCGCACCCGCCGCAAACCACGCCGGGACCCCCAGCGGCGCACCCCGCGGTTCATCGACCCGATGGTGATGATCAGTGACCGTCCCGCCGACGTCGAGGACCGGGCCGTGCCCGGACATTGGGAAGGCGACCTGATCATCGGTGCGGGCGGGCGCTCCGCGATCGCCACCCTGGTCGAGCGCAGCACCCGGTACACCATGCTGGTCCACCTGCCGGGCGGCGCTCACGATGCCCAGACCGTCCGCGACGGCCTCGTCGCCACGATCCAGACCCTGCCCGACCACCTGCGCGGCTCCCTCACCTGGGACCAGGGCAGCGAGATGGCACGCCACAAGCAGTTCACCATGGCCACCGGCATGCCCGTCTACTTCTGCGACCCGGCCTCACCCTGGCAACGCGGCTCCAACGAGAACACCAACGGGCTGCTGCGGCAGTACTTCCCCAAGGGCACCGACCTGAGCCCGCACACCCCCGAAGACCTCGAACACGTCGCCCAGGAACTCAACGGCCGCCCACGCAAGACGCTCGACTGGGATACCCCAGCCGAGCGTCTACGTGATCTACTCACCACCTGAAACCAAGCGGTGTTGCGACGACCCCTTGAACCCAAGGACCCGGCCGGGGCCCTGTGCATGTCGGCGGTTCTGTTGCCCGGCAGTCGGCCCGGCGGCCGCGGTGGTCCCGGTCCGCCGGGGCGCCCCGAGGACTCCCCCGGCCGGATCCCGTACGGACCTGGTTCGTACGGATCTGGTTCGTACGGACCCGGTTCGTACGGACCCGGTTCGTACGTCCGACGGGTCGTGCCCGGGAGTCGGCGGACCGCCGCGGGCTCCTCGGGAGGGGCTTTCCCGCATCCGCCCGGAAGGGTGCCGCCCCTTTCATCGCCCGGAGGCGTTCCGCCCCGTCTCCTTCGAGCCGTTCCCGCACGTTTCCTCCGCGAGCCAGCCCTCGATGAGGAACTTGCCGATGGAGTCCGGCCGGTAACCGTGCCCGGCCGCGACGTGGTCGCGCAGTTCGGCGGAGGTGAACCAGCGCGCTTCCACCACCTCCGTGCCGTCGACCGCCGTGGCGGTCGACGCGGCCCGGGCCCGGAACCCCACCATGAGCCCGGCGGGGAACGGCCATGCCTGGGAGCCCTGGTAGACGACGTCCTCGACCACGACACCGGCCTCCTCGAAGACCTCGCGCCGGACCGCGTCCTCCAGGCTCTCGCCGACCTCGACGAACCCGGCCAGGGTGCTGAACGCCTCCGGGCCGGACCCGGCGTGCCGGCCGAGCAGGCAGTGCCGGGGCTCCCCGGCGCTTTCCACCAGGACGATCACGGCCGGTTCGATCCGGGGGAAGAGCAGCTTGCCGCAGTCGGCGCAGACCCGCAGGTGCCCGCCGTCGCGGCTGTCGGCGCTCCCGCCGCAGGCACCGCAGAACCGCTGGTTGCGGTTCCAGTGGGTGAGGCCCCGCGCATAGGCGAGGAGACCCGCCTCCGCCCGGTCGAGGCCCGGCACGAGGGCGCGTACGTGCTGTACGGCGTCGGCTCCGGCCATGGCCAGCGCTTCGTCCCGGGACAGGCCGGACAGGTCGGCCGCGAACACCGCGACCTCACCGTCGAGCCCCAGGAACACCAACTCCGGTGCGGCGTCGAGCAGTTTCCGTGACGTCACCGAACCGGGCGACACCGGTGCGCCGTCCCGCACCAGGCACCGGTCCCGCCAGAGCGGGACGACCCGGATGCCGGGACCGGCGGCCAGGTCCTCGACCCACGCGGCGTCGGCACGACGGTTGCCCGCCCGGTCGAGTTCGAGCCCGAAGTAGTGCACGAAAACGCTCCTGCCTTCCGTGTTCCTCGTACAGGGCGGCTCGTCTCCGGCTGCGCGCCACGGTGGAGCGATCGGCGAGAGGCGCCGAGCAGAACGGATCCGGCGGCCGGATCACCCGGGCAGTCCCCCGGGAGACCGGCGACAGCATCCCATATCGCCCGCGCCGCACACCCTGATCCGGACAATTCCGTTGCAACGTCAGGAAACCCTGCCCCGGGCGCCTTTCCGGCGGAACGCAGACCTGCGCCGGGGTACGGCCCGGCAGTTCGACCGGCCGACCGGTCGTCGAGCCGGCCCGGTCCGACGGCACCCTCGCGGTGGAAGCGCAGTGAGCCGGCACCGGCGCCGGCGTCCTCGTCCCACCGTCCGCACACCACGGCGAGCGACCGGCTCCGACTTCTCACAGCCCGGGCCGGCCGGGCCGCCGAGCCGTCGTCTTGGGGAGCTCTCCGGCCTCACGGGCTTCACACGCCCCTCGACTTCGCACGCCCTTCGGCTTCACACGTCCCTCGGTTTCACACGCCCTTCGGCTTCACACGTCCCTCGGCTTCACACGCCCTTCGGCTTCACACGGGACAACCGGCGACCCGCGTTCCGGCTACCGGCGGGCGGCCTGCCCGAGTACAGCCCGGCGGCCGGTTACTTCTGCTTCTGCTTCTGCTTCTTCTTCGCCTTGCGCTTCTGCACCTCGCAGGAGGACCACTCGCCGCGGTGTCGCTGCGATCGCGCGTGCTTGTCCTGCTGCGTGCTGGAGTGCCTGGGCTGCCTGGTCGGCGTCGTCGGTGTTCAGCAGGATCTCTTGTGCCGAGAGGATCGAGAGCCTGACGGTGCCGTCGTGCAGGTGTAGGGCTACGTCGACTTCTCTGCCGTGGCTGCTGCGTCACGGATTTCGTCCAGGCCCGGATCGCTTGCGAACACGCTCATGTTCCGATGCTCCACAGCGGGGCGTCGTACTGCTCGGGTCGGCTGTGGATGAGGAGTCGGCGAAGCTCGTCGCGCTGGGAGCCGCCGAGGCTCAGGGCCTCGGTGATGCGACGGAACGTCGTGTGGGTGACTCCGCGGGTGCGGGCCTCGCTCTGGAACTGGTCGAGCCGGGACAGTACGTCGTCGGGGTCCGGCTTCGTCGGTGGCCGCGCGGTGAGCCGTGCCGCCTTGTTGCGCTCGTAGTCGATCTCCGAGAAGCCGCAGATCTCACGGCTGTACGCCTCGGCCTCGTCCAGGGTGGCGGTCGTCATGACGGCGCGGGCCAGGTTGTTGCGGCTCACCGCGTCGTCCAGGTCGACTTCGTGGACCGTCGGCCCTTCGTCGGTGAGGGGTACGGGAAGGCCGGCGTCGCGCACCTCGCAGATGCCGCGGGTTCCTCGGGCCGTTGCGGCGAGCATGGCGGTGGCCTCTGAAGGGTGCCACTCCAGGATGCTGCCGATCGTCTCCACGTCCTCAGCCGTGAAGGTGTGGACGGACGTGCCGAACAGAGGGCGCAGGTCGTCGGCGGAGATTTCGCCGTCCAGCCCGGGGCCTGCGACCAGGAGACGGATCGGGGTGTCGATCCGGCAGCAGGCGGCGAGGGTGAGGGCGTCGGCGAGTGGGCTCTTGAGGGTGGGTTCGTCGCCCTGGGCGAGGATGTCGCCTCCGACGTCGAGCAGATCGATCGATGCCGGCGCCAGGTGGGACACCAACTCCTCGAGTTGGCGGGTGACGCCTTCGGCGCCGTGGTGCGGGTCGAGCAGGGCCAGGGTGTGCGGAAGCTCTGCCGCGAGACGCGGGAGCGTGGAGCCCGCCGGGGCGATCGGCCGGGCCTCGGCGGGCACCGACCATACGGACCGAGTGACGGGTTCGAGTCCCGTGAAGCTGTCGGTTCCTCGTGGCCCCGGGAGCGGGTCGACCAGGAGGCGGTCCCATGCGTACGTGAGGATCACCGCCTGGTCCTCGTCGCCGTAGAGGGCGGCGTGAAGCATGGCGGCGGCGACTGCGTCGCCCCCTCCTCCTGCTGCGACGATCAACCGCGTCATGCGCTAAGGCTACGGGTCCACGGGTTGGCCACTCACCCTATAGTGGCCAAACGGCGTAGCCATTTGGACGAGGGAGGGAGGGGAAATGCCGCAGATCGAAGAGGCCCGGCCGAAGTATCTCCAGATCGCCCACTACATCCGTGACCAGATCCTTCGGGGTGACCTGCGGCCGGGGGACGAGGTTCCCTCGGAACGGCAGCTCGCCGCGGACTGGAAGGTGTCCCGGCCCACGGCTGCACGGGCGTTGGAGGCGCTGAGCCGTCAGGGCTTGGTCGAGAAGCGCCAGGGCTCGGGAACGTACGTACGCGGTCTCGAAGTGAACCGGCGTGCACGCGAGTTGTACGGGCGCGCACGGCAGACCGGGAAGATCTACACGCCCGGGGAGTACGCGGTGATCACTTCGGCCGGTTGGCTGGAGGCTCCGGATCACGTCGCCGAGGCGCTGGGGCTGGTGAAGGATCGCCGGGCCGTGCACCGCCGGCGCGTGACCAACGACCAGGACGGCCCGATCGCGCTGTCCACTTCGTGGTTCACTCCGGACGTCGGCCAACGGGCGCCCAGGCTCATGGACCCCGAGCGGATCCAGGAGGGGACGCTCCTGTACATGGAGCGGATGACCGGGCGGCAAGGCAGCTACGCCGAGGATCGTATGTGCGCTCGGGCCGCCACGAACGAGGAGGCGGCCGACCTGCGGTTGGAGCCGGGGTCCGCGGTCCTCGTCGTCCATCACGTCGTCTTCGACCTCCAGGACCGCCCTCTGGAGTTCGCCGAAGCCACCTACCCGCCGCACCGCTGGGCGTTCGAGCAGGGCTACCCACTGGCCTGACGGCTCGCCAGTTCCGGCGAACCACTTGCGCCTCTCAAGTGGCTAATGCCACTATCCAGAAGTGGCCAAGGCCACTTGAAAGAGAAGAGGCACGCCGTGACGAGTCGGCGGCCGGTACAGGGCGCGCGGTCAGCTTGCCGGGGGTGTCGGGGGCGTGGTGGGAAGCGCGTCGGCTCCCGTACGGCGCTGGCGCTCTCCACGGCCGATGACCGCAGCCGTGCCACGTCGAAGCGGCACTGCCTCGACTGCGACGGCAGTGGCAAGGAGTGAGCACGCATGGCTTACACGATCGACCGTTACCCCTGTGGGGACTCGCCGCGGCTCGGAGCGATGACCTTGCCTCCGGCCCCTGAGTCCGTGCCCCGTGCCCGGCGCTGGTTCCGGAAGTTCATCGCTCCGTACGATCCGGCCTGCTCGGTCGACGACTGTGCGCTGATGATCTCGGAGCTGGTGATCAACGCCATCCGTTACGGGAAATCGGATGAGCCCTGGCTGGTTCGGGTCGAGTGGTACCGCGTAGGGGCTTCGCTCCGCGTCGACGTGCACAACCCGGGCTTCCCGACCAACGTGCGGCTGCGGCACCCGGAGGCGGACGACGCCCACGGGCGGGGGCTGCTCCTGGTCGACTCCCTCGCCGACTCCTGGCGTTACGGGCCCAGTTGCTTCGGTGGAACGGTCGTCTCCTTCATGGTCGCCGATGCCTGGCCGACGTGATGGGGCGCCCCGCCTCCTTCACTGTCCCGGCCGTGCGCGGAATCCCACGAGAACAACATGCGGCCCTCCGCCCCTTCTCCGCCCCGGTGCTCTGGACGCAGGTAAGAAAATCAAGGCTCCCGCCGAGTACCCGGGTCATTCCGACCCCGGCCTGACTCTGCGGGCGTACGCCCCTCTCATGCCGAACAGCCGCGAGCGCACCCGAAAAGCCGTGGCTGCCGTCTTCGAGTGCGCATACGCTCCCGTTCGCCGAGGCGGGAGGGCGAGATGTCCGACGGAGAGTCCACCGAGTACTACACGCTGCTCTGCGACGACCCGTCCCACGAGGTGGTGCTCATCGGCTGCGGGTCCCGCGAGATGGATGTGATCCGAGCAGTGCGCACGGTGACCGGGTTGAGCTTGTGGCACAGCCGGGACCTGGCGCGCCGAGCGCCCGTCACCCTCCTTGGGGGTCTGTCCGCGTACAGGGCCCGGTCCGCTGTCGCCGTGCTCCAGAGCGTCGGCGCCAGAGCGGAGTGGCGGCAGGAGCCGGAGCCCGGAGAGCGCACGGCCCCGTCGCCCTAACGGTCCGGAGACGGCCCAGAGACAGCGAAAAGCCCCCTGCCCGCGGAGAACCCGCGGGCAGGGGGCTTGTTCGTGGGCGGTTACTTCTTCTTGCCCTGGTTCCTCACGGCCTCGATGGCGGCTGCCGCGGCCTCCGGGTCGAGGTACGTGCCGCCCGGGGTGACCGGCTTGAAGTCGGCGTCGAGCTCGTAGTACAGCGGGATGCCGGTGGGGATGTTCAGGCCCGCGATGTCGGTGTCGGAGATGCCGTCCAGGTGCTTGACCAGGGCGCGGAGGCTGTTGCCGTGGGCGGCCACCAGGACCGTGCGGCCGGTCAGCAGGTCGGGGACGATGCCGTCGTACCAGTACGGCAGCATGCGGGTGACGACGTCCTTCAGGCACTCCGTGCGGGGGCGCAGCTCCGGCGGGATCGTCGCGTAGCGCGCGTCGCCGGCCTGGGAGAACTCGTTGTCGTCGGCGAGGACCGGCGGCGGGGTGTCGTACGAGCGGCGCCAGAGCATGAACTGCTCCTCGCCGAACTCGGCGAGCGTCTGCGCCTTGTCCTTGCCCTGCAGCGCGCCGTAGTGCCGCTCGTTCAGCCGCCAGGAGCGGTGGACCGGGATCCAGTGGCGGTCGGCGGTCTCCAGGGCGAGCTGCGCGGTGCGGATCGCGCGCTTCAGGAGGGACGTGTGGAGCACGTCGGGAAGCAGACCGGCGTCCTTGAGCAGCTCGCCTCCGCGGACCGCCTCCTTCTCGCCCTTCTCGGTGAGGTTGACGTCCACCCAGCCGGTGAACAGGTTCTTCGCGTTCCACTCGCTCTCGCCGTGGCGGAGGAGGATCAGCTTGTACGGTGCGTCGGCCATGCGTACGAGGTTAATGGACGCCTTCGGCGCCCCCGACGCCGGAACGCTTGACGGTCTCCGTCAATTCACTGGCCGTCGATCCGTGGAAGCTTGTAAGTTCCGAAGAGGTAGTCAGCCACTTACCGGGGGGTCCATGTGTTCATCGTCCCGCTCATACGCTCGGCGCGTCGCTCGGTGTCCGGCCTCCCCGGGGGGTTCTGGTGGCTGTGGCTGTCGACGCTGGTGAACCGCACGGGCGCGTTCGTCCTGACGTTCCTGTCCCTCTTCCTCACCCAGGAGCTGGGCTTCTCCGGCTGGTACGCGGGGCTCGTCGTCGCGCTGCACGGGCTCGGCGGCATCGCCGGATCACCGCTGGGCGGCCTGCTCAGCGACCGGTGGGGCCGCCGGCCGACGATGGTGGCCGGGCACCTGGCGGCGGCCGTGTGCGCGGCGGCGCTGGCCGTGGTGACCAGCGCGTGGGCGGTCGCGGCGGTGGTGCTGCTGATGGGCGTGGCGATGCAGTCGGTCCGGCCCGCCATCGGCGCGACCATCGCGGACCAGGTGCCGGAGCACGACCGGCGGCGGGCGTACGCCCTGAACTACTGGGCGCTCAACCTGGGCTTCGCCATCGCCGCGATCGGCGGCGGCGCCGCGCTGTTCCTCGGCTACCGGACGCTGTTCCTGGTGGAGGCCGTCGCGACGGCGCTGTGCGCGGTGATCGTCTTCGTGCGGCTGCCGGAGACGCGGCCCGAGGCGCCGTCGGACGCGGACGGGAAGCGGACCGTCGAGCCCCGGATGACGACGCTGGACGTGCTGCGGGACGGGCCGTTCCGGACGCTGGTGCTGCTGAGCCTGCTCGTGTGCACCGTCTTCAGCACTCCGTGGGTGGGCCTGCCGCTGACCATGACGGCCGAGGGTCTGGAGCCGGAGGCGTACGGCGTGGTCATCGCGGTGAACGGCGTGGTCATCGTCGGTTTCCAGCTCCTCGTCAACCGGCTCACCGAGGGCCGCTCGCAGGTCGCGCTGCTCGTCCTGTCGGCGCTGCTGTTCGCGGTGGGCATGGGCACGACGGCGCTGGCGGGGTCGGCCCTGGCGTTCGCGGCGACCGTGGTCGTGTGGACGATCGGCGAGATGGTCTACATCCCGGTGAACGCCGCCGCCACCGCCCGGCTGGCGCCGGTCCACGCCCGGGGCCGGTACCAGGGCGTGATGGGGATGGCGTGGTCGGTCGGCGGGTTCGTCGCGCCGGTCACGGCGGGCTGGGTCGTCGAGGGGCCGGGGCCGGACGCGCTGTGGCTGGGCTGCGCCGCCGTCGCGCTGGTGGCCGCCGCCGGGTACGCGCTGATGCGGGGCGTCCTCGACGGGAAGGGGCCGGAGGACGGGCCGGTGGCGGGCAAGGACCCGGTGCTCGACGGCGCCGGGGAGGCGGAGGCCGGGGAGGCCGACGCCGAGGGGGCCCGGATCGGCGTGGTGTGAGGCCGCCGCGCCGGGCGGCGCGGACGGGCCGGGGGCGTACGGTCGCGGGAGTGCCGTACGGCCCTTGGGGCGCGCGGCGGGCCGCCGGGCCCCGCCGGAACCGGCGGACCGCCGGGGCGTCACCCGGGCGGTCGCGCGGGCCGGGGCGTCATTCCGACGGTTGCGTGAGGTGGCTGAAGGCGTCCAGGTTGCGGGTGGACTCGCCGCGGGAGACCCGCCACTCGTACTCCTTGCGGATCGCCGACGCGAAGCCCATCTCCAGGAGCGTGTTGAACGCGCCGTCGGCCGCTTCCAGGACGGACCCCATCAGGCGGTCCAGCTCCTCGAGGGTGACGGCGGCCAGCGGGAGCTTGCCGGTGAGGTAGACGTCGCCGAGCGGGTCGACGGCGTACCCGACGCCGTAGAGCTTGAGGTTCCGCTCCAGCAG
It includes:
- a CDS encoding YbjN domain-containing protein, with translation MADAQQIIESALRDADLAWESPEPGSYVVTLPGTKKQSTTLSLRLGDHSLSLNAFVIRHPEENEADVHRWLLERNLKLYGVGYAVDPLGDVYLTGKLPLAAVTLEELDRLMGSVLEAADGAFNTLLEMGFASAIRKEYEWRVSRGESTRNLDAFSHLTQPSE
- a CDS encoding ribosomal protein L7/L12; this translates as MSDGESTEYYTLLCDDPSHEVVLIGCGSREMDVIRAVRTVTGLSLWHSRDLARRAPVTLLGGLSAYRARSAVAVLQSVGARAEWRQEPEPGERTAPSP
- a CDS encoding MDR family MFS transporter; amino-acid sequence: MSGLPGGFWWLWLSTLVNRTGAFVLTFLSLFLTQELGFSGWYAGLVVALHGLGGIAGSPLGGLLSDRWGRRPTMVAGHLAAAVCAAALAVVTSAWAVAAVVLLMGVAMQSVRPAIGATIADQVPEHDRRRAYALNYWALNLGFAIAAIGGGAALFLGYRTLFLVEAVATALCAVIVFVRLPETRPEAPSDADGKRTVEPRMTTLDVLRDGPFRTLVLLSLLVCTVFSTPWVGLPLTMTAEGLEPEAYGVVIAVNGVVIVGFQLLVNRLTEGRSQVALLVLSALLFAVGMGTTALAGSALAFAATVVVWTIGEMVYIPVNAAATARLAPVHARGRYQGVMGMAWSVGGFVAPVTAGWVVEGPGPDALWLGCAAVALVAAAGYALMRGVLDGKGPEDGPVAGKDPVLDGAGEAEAGEADAEGARIGVV
- a CDS encoding GntR family transcriptional regulator; this encodes MPQIEEARPKYLQIAHYIRDQILRGDLRPGDEVPSERQLAADWKVSRPTAARALEALSRQGLVEKRQGSGTYVRGLEVNRRARELYGRARQTGKIYTPGEYAVITSAGWLEAPDHVAEALGLVKDRRAVHRRRVTNDQDGPIALSTSWFTPDVGQRAPRLMDPERIQEGTLLYMERMTGRQGSYAEDRMCARAATNEEAADLRLEPGSAVLVVHHVVFDLQDRPLEFAEATYPPHRWAFEQGYPLA
- the nudC gene encoding NAD(+) diphosphatase, translating into MHYFGLELDRAGNRRADAAWVEDLAAGPGIRVVPLWRDRCLVRDGAPVSPGSVTSRKLLDAAPELVFLGLDGEVAVFAADLSGLSRDEALAMAGADAVQHVRALVPGLDRAEAGLLAYARGLTHWNRNQRFCGACGGSADSRDGGHLRVCADCGKLLFPRIEPAVIVLVESAGEPRHCLLGRHAGSGPEAFSTLAGFVEVGESLEDAVRREVFEEAGVVVEDVVYQGSQAWPFPAGLMVGFRARAASTATAVDGTEVVEARWFTSAELRDHVAAGHGYRPDSIGKFLIEGWLAEETCGNGSKETGRNASGR
- a CDS encoding ATP-binding protein; its protein translation is MAYTIDRYPCGDSPRLGAMTLPPAPESVPRARRWFRKFIAPYDPACSVDDCALMISELVINAIRYGKSDEPWLVRVEWYRVGASLRVDVHNPGFPTNVRLRHPEADDAHGRGLLLVDSLADSWRYGPSCFGGTVVSFMVADAWPT
- a CDS encoding DUF1152 domain-containing protein — protein: MTRLIVAAGGGGDAVAAAMLHAALYGDEDQAVILTYAWDRLLVDPLPGPRGTDSFTGLEPVTRSVWSVPAEARPIAPAGSTLPRLAAELPHTLALLDPHHGAEGVTRQLEELVSHLAPASIDLLDVGGDILAQGDEPTLKSPLADALTLAACCRIDTPIRLLVAGPGLDGEISADDLRPLFGTSVHTFTAEDVETIGSILEWHPSEATAMLAATARGTRGICEVRDAGLPVPLTDEGPTVHEVDLDDAVSRNNLARAVMTTATLDEAEAYSREICGFSEIDYERNKAARLTARPPTKPDPDDVLSRLDQFQSEARTRGVTHTTFRRITEALSLGGSQRDELRRLLIHSRPEQYDAPLWSIGT
- a CDS encoding phosphoglyceromutase gives rise to the protein MADAPYKLILLRHGESEWNAKNLFTGWVDVNLTEKGEKEAVRGGELLKDAGLLPDVLHTSLLKRAIRTAQLALETADRHWIPVHRSWRLNERHYGALQGKDKAQTLAEFGEEQFMLWRRSYDTPPPVLADDNEFSQAGDARYATIPPELRPRTECLKDVVTRMLPYWYDGIVPDLLTGRTVLVAAHGNSLRALVKHLDGISDTDIAGLNIPTGIPLYYELDADFKPVTPGGTYLDPEAAAAAIEAVRNQGKKK
- a CDS encoding IS30 family transposase, producing the protein MRATGTSQSEAARRVGVNERTARDWDWGVKKTATTRTYADGRRVDYATGTATMCGVTTASVGLTALDKQLHPRFLTLAEREQIRDLRAAGHSLRAIGRALGRPASTIKREIDANAGREGYQPYAAHRAAAARRPRPKDRKLLREGRLRRFVQDALRKRWSPEQICHALRMEHPDDESMRVSVETVYQALYFQARGGLKREVQAAIRSGRTRRKPRRDPQRRTPRFIDPMVMISDRPADVEDRAVPGHWEGDLIIGAGGRSAIATLVERSTRYTMLVHLPGGAHDAQTVRDGLVATIQTLPDHLRGSLTWDQGSEMARHKQFTMATGMPVYFCDPASPWQRGSNENTNGLLRQYFPKGTDLSPHTPEDLEHVAQELNGRPRKTLDWDTPAERLRDLLTT